From Anaerohalosphaera lusitana, one genomic window encodes:
- a CDS encoding xylose operon transcription regulator XylR has product MKKVLIIVDTSRNTGRQLLAGAEKYITAFARWQVQTKPPEYLESSSEDIYDLDSFDGFFICDAKNISRILQTDKPKVINYIHESGSAGATSIVTNSDLIGRMAADYFYSLGFRNFAYCGFDNIPWSEKRLRSYESQVSSYGIEKVFTFNNSSGLGKKKPVIEWLQSLPKPVCIFGCNDDRAIYIMEACKVGGISVPEEVAVLGVDNDELVCNLSSPPLSSILLSFETAGFAGARQLEELMQGQASNEAIIVEPVEIIERQSTEMLAIEDKEVVSALVYIRNNFHKPIQASDVVNATAVSRRSLEYRFKNQLDRTIKQEIDRFRVNYIKKSLNKTDLPVYKIAASLEFTDGEHFSRYFKNLTGQSPMQFRRSLNSF; this is encoded by the coding sequence ATGAAGAAAGTACTGATAATTGTAGATACGTCCAGAAACACGGGGCGACAACTACTGGCCGGCGCTGAGAAATATATCACAGCATTTGCCCGATGGCAGGTGCAGACTAAGCCGCCTGAATACCTTGAAAGCAGTTCGGAGGACATCTATGATCTGGACAGCTTTGACGGTTTTTTTATATGTGATGCGAAAAACATCTCAAGAATACTGCAAACCGACAAGCCCAAGGTCATCAATTACATACATGAGAGCGGCAGTGCCGGGGCGACTTCGATAGTGACCAATTCGGATTTGATAGGGAGAATGGCCGCTGATTATTTCTACTCGCTGGGCTTTCGAAATTTCGCGTATTGCGGATTTGACAACATACCCTGGTCCGAAAAGAGGCTGCGAAGCTATGAATCTCAAGTTAGTAGTTATGGCATTGAAAAAGTTTTTACATTCAACAACTCTTCGGGTTTAGGCAAAAAGAAACCTGTCATAGAATGGCTACAAAGCCTGCCAAAGCCAGTTTGTATTTTCGGCTGCAACGACGACCGAGCGATATACATCATGGAAGCATGTAAGGTAGGCGGAATCAGCGTTCCCGAAGAAGTCGCGGTGCTGGGTGTGGACAACGATGAGCTGGTGTGCAACCTGTCCTCTCCTCCTCTTTCAAGTATTCTGCTGAGCTTCGAAACGGCGGGATTTGCAGGGGCCAGACAGCTTGAAGAACTTATGCAGGGTCAGGCAAGCAATGAAGCAATAATTGTTGAGCCGGTGGAGATAATTGAAAGACAATCGACGGAGATGCTGGCGATCGAGGATAAAGAAGTGGTTTCGGCATTGGTTTATATTCGGAACAATTTCCATAAACCCATCCAGGCCAGCGATGTCGTAAACGCTACAGCCGTTTCCAGACGGTCGCTTGAGTACAGATTCAAAAACCAGCTCGACAGAACCATCAAGCAGGAGATCGACCGGTTCAGAGTCAACTACATAAAAAAGTCGCTGAACAAAACCGACCTTCCTGTTTACAAAATAGCAGCAAGTCTTGAGTTTACGGACGGAGAACATTTTTCAAGATATTTCAAGAACCTGACCGGCCAGTCACCGATGCAATTCCGGAGGAGTTTAAACAGCTTCTAG
- the folP gene encoding dihydropteroate synthase, which yields MTDQRRPKNDILEWPLGSLDFSQGCIIMGILNVTPDSFSDGGTYMDTDSAIERALQMVHDGARIIDIGPESTRPGSKPVSAEQQIARAIPVIEKITQRTDTVVSIDTQDSRVAEAAIKAGASIINDVSAFGDPKMPEVAARYNAVSILMHMKGTPSTMQKEPSYDDVVSEVLEYLTSRIEYAKGFGLPAEYLMIDPGIGFGKTYHHNLELLKHLDRFCRTDHRVLVGTSRKKFIGRITGREIPSERLFGTAATVAASVLAGASIVRVHDVAEMAEVVQVCNAINNA from the coding sequence ATGACAGATCAACGTCGGCCAAAAAACGACATACTTGAGTGGCCCCTGGGTTCGCTGGATTTTTCCCAAGGCTGCATCATTATGGGCATATTGAACGTCACCCCTGACTCCTTCAGTGACGGCGGCACGTACATGGATACGGATTCCGCTATCGAACGAGCATTGCAAATGGTTCACGACGGTGCCCGCATCATTGACATAGGCCCGGAATCGACCAGGCCTGGCTCTAAGCCCGTCAGCGCCGAACAGCAGATCGCCCGCGCCATACCAGTGATCGAGAAGATCACTCAACGAACGGATACGGTTGTAAGCATCGACACACAGGACAGCCGCGTCGCAGAGGCCGCGATAAAAGCCGGAGCCTCGATCATCAACGACGTCAGTGCTTTCGGCGATCCCAAAATGCCCGAAGTCGCTGCCCGCTATAACGCCGTTTCCATTCTGATGCACATGAAGGGCACTCCATCCACGATGCAGAAGGAACCGTCTTACGATGACGTTGTCAGCGAAGTGCTGGAATATCTTACGAGCCGCATCGAATACGCAAAAGGCTTTGGCCTGCCCGCTGAATATCTTATGATCGACCCAGGCATCGGTTTCGGCAAAACGTATCACCATAACCTTGAGCTGCTCAAGCATCTGGACAGATTCTGCCGAACCGACCATCGAGTACTGGTAGGCACCAGCAGAAAGAAATTCATCGGCCGCATAACAGGGCGTGAAATCCCCAGCGAGCGTCTGTTCGGAACCGCTGCGACCGTCGCTGCATCCGTCCTCGCAGGAGCTTCCATAGTGCGCGTCCACGATGTCGCAGAGATGGCCGAAGTCGTTCAGGTCTGCAACGCCATAAACAACGCATAG
- a CDS encoding xylulokinase: MYLLGYDCGTSSIKVTLLDAGSGVPVASATAPSNEMRIRSPKPGYAEQPPNSWWENLKIATTEILSISQVDPSQIRAIGITYQMHGLVLVDKQLEPLRDSIIWCDSRAVEIGSNAFEQLGPDTCLNDLLNSPGNFTASKLKWVKDNEPDIYRKVHKAMLPGDYIAMKLTGQVFTTESGLSEMILWNFRKNCLAQSVLDHYEIDKDILPEAIPTFSDQGELTSSAAQELGLAAGTKVCYRAGDQPNNALSLNVLGPGEIAATAGTSGVVYGVTDVPSHDPQSRVNSFVHVTHKPDSPRYGVLLCVNGTGIQNNWLKNNVAPDLDYAQMNEQAADIPPGSEGLVTIPFGNGAERILANTCPGGSITGIDFNVHSRPHLFRSAQEGIAFALNYGLSIMKNMNVKPQKIRAGNANMFLSPVFRQAFCNITGTTVELYNTDGSQGAARAAGIGAGIYADFYEAFEGLKCTATIEPDQALKQPYKDAYEKWIEILNRHIEVG; the protein is encoded by the coding sequence ATGTATCTTTTGGGCTATGACTGTGGCACTTCCTCAATAAAGGTTACTCTTCTGGACGCCGGATCAGGCGTTCCAGTGGCCTCAGCAACCGCTCCATCGAATGAAATGCGGATCCGGTCACCAAAACCGGGTTACGCAGAGCAGCCTCCGAATTCCTGGTGGGAAAATCTCAAAATCGCCACGACCGAAATACTCTCCATATCACAGGTTGACCCGTCACAGATCCGGGCCATCGGCATCACCTACCAGATGCACGGACTCGTGCTCGTCGACAAACAGCTCGAACCGCTAAGAGATTCGATCATCTGGTGCGACAGCAGGGCGGTCGAGATCGGCAGCAATGCCTTCGAGCAGCTAGGCCCGGACACTTGCCTGAACGATCTTCTCAATTCGCCCGGCAACTTCACCGCCTCCAAGCTCAAATGGGTCAAGGACAACGAACCCGACATTTACCGCAAAGTCCACAAGGCCATGCTCCCCGGCGATTACATTGCAATGAAACTCACCGGCCAGGTCTTCACCACCGAGTCCGGCCTTTCCGAGATGATCCTCTGGAATTTCCGCAAAAACTGCTTGGCCCAATCAGTACTGGACCACTACGAAATAGATAAGGACATCCTCCCCGAAGCTATCCCAACATTCTCGGACCAGGGCGAGCTCACCAGCAGTGCTGCACAGGAGCTCGGTCTCGCCGCAGGCACCAAAGTATGCTACCGAGCCGGAGATCAGCCCAACAACGCTCTTTCACTGAATGTCCTCGGACCGGGCGAAATAGCCGCAACCGCCGGTACTTCAGGCGTTGTCTACGGTGTCACGGACGTACCCAGCCATGACCCGCAATCACGGGTGAACAGCTTCGTCCACGTCACTCACAAGCCCGACAGTCCCAGGTACGGCGTCCTGCTCTGCGTCAACGGCACGGGAATCCAGAACAACTGGCTGAAAAACAACGTCGCACCTGACCTGGACTACGCCCAGATGAACGAACAGGCGGCCGACATACCCCCCGGCAGCGAAGGCCTTGTAACAATTCCCTTCGGCAACGGAGCCGAACGCATCCTTGCCAATACCTGCCCCGGCGGTTCGATCACGGGCATAGATTTCAACGTACACTCCCGGCCCCATCTTTTCCGTTCCGCCCAGGAAGGCATCGCCTTCGCCCTCAACTACGGCCTGTCAATCATGAAAAATATGAATGTCAAACCGCAAAAGATCAGAGCCGGAAACGCCAACATGTTCCTCAGCCCCGTCTTCCGACAAGCATTCTGCAACATCACCGGCACGACCGTGGAGTTGTACAACACCGACGGCTCCCAGGGCGCCGCAAGAGCAGCGGGCATAGGAGCTGGAATATACGCCGACTTTTACGAAGCGTTCGAAGGCTTGAAATGCACCGCCACCATCGAGCCGGACCAGGCATTAAAACAGCCTTATAAAGATGCATACGAAAAATGGATAGAAATTCTAAATAGACACATCGAAGTTGGTTAA
- a CDS encoding family 16 glycosylhydrolase: protein MRLFLLLLFCLSNLSFANLLSNPGFEDGGTGQLTYTTIPGWSVWGTNGWHHNDPGRTIEQKAVKLWWDDAGLFQDFSVTGGKDYRFSASMLSGSSEPLTGWEGIVKAEFYDGVNMQPSDAVSVTEIGRFYPGDDAVDQWKKVSSTVTAPAEAEVGRIVFMITGTSGSGALNFDSASVGAALPSADFNGDGLTDMRDLARLGDSWMQANSACDLDGSGLIDIDDLLVFASEWLTDTTIYAGYDLVWADEFDGNTLDEANWTRMTISGADSGNWELQHYTDEAANACVADGELVIKAMEQSYWSASENRMYDYTSARLTSTGKRDFLYGIFEARIKIPTGQGIWPAFWMLPSDWEYGGWPASGEIDIMEAINDTDVIHGTIHYGGQGAHDSSGGSYSDGGVNFGDDYHIYTMVWEPTVMHWYVDGQLYSTKSSWWSEGEPFPAPFDKRFHLLLNIAVGGNWPGSPDETTVFPQTMHVDYVRVYQREQ from the coding sequence ATGCGTTTATTTTTATTGCTATTATTCTGCCTGAGCAATCTGTCTTTTGCGAATCTGCTGAGCAATCCCGGTTTTGAGGATGGAGGCACGGGTCAATTGACATATACGACTATTCCGGGTTGGAGCGTTTGGGGGACGAACGGCTGGCACCATAATGATCCGGGCCGAACCATTGAGCAAAAGGCGGTGAAATTATGGTGGGACGATGCCGGACTTTTCCAGGACTTCAGCGTTACTGGGGGCAAAGATTATAGATTCTCAGCGAGCATGCTTTCAGGATCCAGTGAGCCGCTGACGGGATGGGAGGGAATTGTCAAAGCCGAGTTTTATGACGGCGTCAACATGCAGCCAAGCGACGCGGTCTCTGTTACAGAGATCGGCCGATTTTATCCAGGGGACGACGCTGTAGATCAGTGGAAGAAAGTTTCCTCGACCGTAACCGCCCCTGCAGAGGCGGAGGTAGGAAGAATAGTATTCATGATAACCGGAACTTCAGGCTCGGGTGCACTGAACTTCGACAGTGCTTCGGTTGGTGCAGCCCTTCCGAGTGCCGATTTCAACGGCGACGGTCTTACTGATATGCGAGATCTGGCAAGACTGGGCGATTCATGGATGCAGGCAAATTCGGCATGCGACCTTGACGGCAGCGGATTGATTGATATTGACGATCTTTTGGTATTCGCGTCAGAATGGCTCACCGATACAACCATATATGCGGGCTATGACCTGGTATGGGCGGACGAATTTGACGGTAACACGCTGGATGAAGCAAACTGGACCAGGATGACGATAAGCGGTGCGGACAGCGGGAACTGGGAGCTGCAGCATTATACTGATGAGGCCGCGAATGCGTGTGTCGCTGACGGGGAACTGGTTATAAAGGCGATGGAGCAGAGTTACTGGTCCGCATCCGAAAACAGGATGTATGATTATACCTCGGCCAGGTTGACCAGCACGGGAAAACGAGATTTTCTTTACGGTATTTTCGAAGCCAGGATCAAGATCCCTACAGGACAGGGAATCTGGCCGGCGTTCTGGATGCTGCCGAGCGACTGGGAATACGGCGGATGGCCCGCAAGCGGCGAGATCGACATCATGGAAGCGATCAATGACACCGATGTGATACATGGTACGATACACTATGGAGGCCAGGGAGCCCATGACAGCTCGGGCGGGTCATACAGCGACGGCGGAGTAAACTTCGGGGACGATTACCATATTTACACGATGGTGTGGGAACCGACGGTTATGCACTGGTATGTCGACGGACAGCTCTATTCAACAAAATCAAGCTGGTGGAGCGAGGGGGAACCCTTTCCGGCTCCATTTGATAAACGCTTTCATTTGCTGCTTAATATTGCTGTAGGCGGCAACTGGCCCGGATCGCCTGACGAGACGACTGTTTTTCCCCAGACGATGCACGTTGACTATGTCAGGGTTTATCAGAGGGAGCAATAG
- a CDS encoding CNNM domain-containing protein encodes MTVFVYILILAVLVLHGAFFSGSETGVYRLSRFKLRVGAEQHASFYGLLSRTMEDTHALVLSILIGNNLANGMATSIVTLLLVDLVGSEKAAQLYVTLIMTPVLFVFSEVIPKNIYYFRADAIMPRLAPLLWFFHKIFTWCGAVKLLSVLSRLFTRMLGTPSGGETAARAVGRSYMRQIISETHEEGILSPIQTNIMHRLVSVPTVSVGMVMMPASKVVMVNVKSGRDELMKVLEKYSYSRYPVFEHGRNHVLGFINIYETLRNDEDFHNLHRFVHKMPSLPANTSVIQAMTAMREKDQRIAIVTSGNARKSKIVGIVTMRDLVEEITGEFAW; translated from the coding sequence ATGACAGTATTTGTATACATTTTAATACTTGCCGTGCTGGTTCTGCATGGAGCATTTTTCAGCGGATCCGAGACGGGGGTTTACAGGCTGAGCCGATTCAAACTTCGAGTCGGCGCAGAGCAACATGCTTCTTTTTACGGTCTTCTTTCCAGGACAATGGAGGATACGCACGCCCTTGTGCTGTCAATACTCATAGGCAATAATCTTGCAAATGGAATGGCAACAAGTATCGTTACTTTGCTGCTTGTCGATCTTGTCGGCAGTGAAAAAGCGGCTCAGTTGTATGTGACCTTGATAATGACGCCGGTACTTTTCGTGTTTTCCGAGGTCATACCAAAGAACATTTACTATTTCAGGGCAGATGCTATCATGCCGAGGCTGGCGCCCCTGCTATGGTTCTTTCACAAGATCTTCACGTGGTGCGGAGCAGTGAAGCTCCTAAGCGTGCTTTCCAGACTGTTCACCAGGATGCTCGGCACTCCGAGCGGCGGAGAGACAGCAGCGCGGGCGGTTGGGCGCAGCTATATGCGTCAGATAATCAGCGAGACGCATGAGGAGGGGATACTGAGCCCGATACAAACGAATATCATGCACAGGCTTGTGAGTGTTCCGACTGTTTCGGTCGGCATGGTTATGATGCCTGCGTCAAAAGTTGTCATGGTCAATGTGAAGTCAGGGCGGGATGAGCTAATGAAAGTGCTGGAGAAGTATTCGTACAGCCGTTACCCGGTTTTCGAACATGGTCGGAACCATGTTCTGGGCTTTATCAATATATATGAGACACTTCGTAACGACGAAGATTTTCATAATCTGCACAGGTTTGTGCATAAAATGCCGAGTCTGCCCGCAAATACATCCGTAATTCAGGCGATGACAGCGATGCGGGAAAAGGATCAACGGATCGCGATTGTGACTTCGGGAAATGCCAGAAAGTCCAAGATAGTCGGTATCGTGACGATGAGGGATCTGGTCGAGGAGATCACGGGCGAATTCGCCTGGTAA
- the xylA gene encoding xylose isomerase produces the protein MNEFFPEVTKIDYQGSDSKDPLSFKHYNPNEKVLGKTMAEHLRFAVCYWHTFKGLGDDPFGGPSIIRNYNASNDPMQVAKDTMHAAFEFFTKLGVNFWCFHDRDIAPEADNLAETNKKLDEMVALAKKLQDDTGVKLLWGTTNAFSHRRFTAGASTNPSPAIFAYAASQVKKAMEITHELGGQGYVFWGGREGYSTLLNTDMKRELDHMGLFMNLAVDHKKKIGFQGDLFIEPKPKEPTKHQYDFDAGNCVAFLQKYGLTDHFKLNIEANHATLAGHTFQHELEYAVANDMLGSVDANRGDMLLGWDTDQFATNLYDSTLAMYTIIKGGGFTSGGLNFDAKLRRESVDPIDLFHAHIGAMDCFARGLKIAEKMIADGRLEQKLKQRYSGWDSGFGAETEAGKVDFEKLEQYTIENGEPELRSGRQEMLENILNEYIC, from the coding sequence ATGAATGAATTTTTCCCCGAAGTAACAAAGATCGATTACCAGGGCTCGGATTCGAAGGACCCGCTCTCGTTCAAACATTACAACCCAAACGAAAAGGTCCTCGGCAAAACAATGGCCGAACACCTCCGTTTCGCCGTCTGCTACTGGCACACCTTCAAGGGCCTGGGCGATGACCCGTTCGGCGGCCCGTCAATAATCCGAAACTACAACGCCTCCAACGACCCCATGCAGGTCGCCAAAGACACCATGCACGCAGCGTTCGAGTTCTTCACCAAGCTCGGCGTCAACTTCTGGTGCTTCCACGATCGAGACATCGCCCCCGAGGCGGACAATCTCGCGGAAACCAATAAGAAACTCGACGAGATGGTCGCACTCGCCAAAAAGCTCCAGGACGACACAGGCGTAAAGCTCCTCTGGGGCACAACCAACGCCTTCAGCCACAGACGCTTCACAGCCGGCGCATCTACCAATCCATCCCCCGCGATCTTCGCCTATGCAGCCAGTCAGGTCAAAAAAGCCATGGAGATCACCCATGAACTCGGCGGCCAGGGCTACGTCTTCTGGGGCGGCAGAGAGGGCTACAGTACCCTGCTCAACACGGACATGAAACGTGAGCTAGACCACATGGGCCTGTTCATGAACTTGGCCGTCGATCACAAAAAGAAGATCGGCTTCCAAGGCGACCTCTTCATCGAACCCAAACCCAAAGAGCCCACCAAGCATCAGTACGATTTCGACGCCGGCAACTGCGTCGCTTTCCTGCAGAAGTACGGCCTTACCGACCATTTCAAGCTCAACATCGAAGCCAACCACGCAACTCTGGCAGGCCACACCTTCCAGCACGAACTCGAATATGCAGTTGCCAACGACATGCTCGGCTCGGTCGATGCCAACCGCGGCGACATGCTCCTCGGCTGGGATACCGACCAGTTCGCCACCAACCTCTACGACAGCACCCTCGCCATGTACACCATCATCAAGGGCGGCGGCTTCACCTCAGGCGGCCTGAACTTCGACGCCAAACTCCGCAGAGAGTCCGTCGACCCGATCGACCTGTTCCACGCACATATCGGCGCAATGGACTGCTTCGCAAGGGGCCTCAAGATCGCCGAAAAAATGATCGCCGACGGCCGGCTCGAACAGAAACTCAAACAACGCTATTCCGGCTGGGACAGCGGCTTCGGAGCCGAGACCGAGGCAGGCAAGGTTGACTTCGAAAAGCTCGAACAGTACACCATCGAAAACGGCGAGCCCGAACTGCGAAGCGGCAGGCAGGAAATGCTCGAAAACATCCTCAACGAATACATCTGCTGA
- the xylE gene encoding D-xylose transporter XylE, translated as MVDESQAKTKLYLVFITLVAAIGGLLFGYDTAVISGTVSSLNENFIEPLDLSELQANSRTGMIVSSALIGCIIGGLTGGFVSDRLGRKKGLILASILFLLSAIGSAWPEVFFARFGTGGAEYTLHFVIYRIIGGIGVGLASMLTPMYIAEVAPAKIRGTLVSWNQFAIIFGMLVVYFVNYMIARSGDDQWLDAIGWRWMFASEAIPAVLFFSLLLFIPESPRWLVLKGQQSRAAATIDRIVPGRSDSEIKEIKESISHNKSAKIFSYGFMIVFIGVALSAFQQFVGINVVLYYAPEIFKNMQLSTDAALLQTIIVGAVNLTFTIVAILTVDKFGRKILQIIGALVMAFGMLCLGMTFFFQSMGILSLICMLIYIAGFAMSWGPVTWVLLSELFPNQIRGKVMALAVATVWISNYLVSWTFPMMDKNSFLVDKFHHGFAFWVYAAMAILAAVFVAKFVPETKGLSLEEMESLWYQAKKEDKLVPDRHAKEPA; from the coding sequence ATGGTAGATGAATCTCAAGCTAAAACCAAGTTGTATTTGGTCTTCATTACTTTGGTAGCTGCTATTGGAGGCCTGCTTTTTGGCTATGATACCGCAGTTATTTCAGGAACTGTAAGTTCTTTGAATGAGAACTTCATCGAGCCTCTCGATCTGTCCGAGCTGCAGGCCAATTCCAGAACGGGCATGATCGTTTCCAGCGCTTTGATAGGATGCATCATAGGCGGTTTAACAGGTGGTTTTGTAAGCGACCGCCTCGGCCGTAAAAAAGGCCTCATATTGGCCTCGATACTCTTTCTGCTGTCTGCGATCGGTTCCGCCTGGCCTGAAGTATTCTTTGCTCGCTTCGGAACCGGAGGCGCGGAGTACACTCTGCATTTTGTGATCTACCGAATAATAGGCGGTATCGGCGTAGGCCTCGCTTCCATGCTCACACCTATGTATATAGCAGAGGTTGCACCTGCGAAAATACGCGGAACACTTGTTTCCTGGAATCAGTTTGCGATCATCTTCGGGATGCTGGTTGTATACTTCGTTAACTATATGATCGCCAGAAGCGGCGACGATCAATGGCTTGATGCCATCGGCTGGAGATGGATGTTCGCATCAGAAGCTATACCGGCCGTTCTGTTCTTCAGTCTTTTGCTGTTCATTCCTGAAAGTCCCCGTTGGCTGGTCCTTAAGGGACAGCAAAGCAGGGCTGCAGCAACCATAGACCGCATTGTACCCGGCAGATCTGATTCCGAGATCAAAGAGATCAAGGAATCGATCAGCCATAATAAATCCGCTAAAATATTCAGTTACGGATTCATGATCGTCTTTATAGGTGTCGCTCTCAGTGCCTTTCAGCAATTTGTGGGCATCAATGTTGTGCTATACTACGCACCGGAAATTTTCAAGAACATGCAACTGTCCACAGATGCAGCCTTATTGCAGACGATCATTGTTGGTGCGGTAAATTTGACTTTTACTATCGTTGCGATCTTGACCGTTGATAAGTTCGGACGGAAGATTCTGCAAATCATAGGGGCCTTGGTAATGGCATTTGGCATGCTCTGCCTGGGCATGACGTTCTTTTTCCAGTCGATGGGAATCCTCAGCTTGATCTGCATGCTGATATACATCGCTGGCTTTGCAATGTCCTGGGGACCTGTGACGTGGGTGCTTCTCTCGGAACTATTTCCCAACCAGATCCGAGGCAAAGTCATGGCGCTCGCAGTCGCAACGGTGTGGATATCTAACTACCTGGTAAGCTGGACCTTCCCGATGATGGACAAAAACTCCTTCCTCGTCGACAAATTCCATCACGGCTTCGCTTTTTGGGTCTATGCAGCCATGGCGATCCTGGCAGCCGTTTTTGTCGCAAAGTTCGTCCCTGAGACAAAGGGCCTGTCACTGGAAGAAATGGAATCGCTTTGGTACCAAGCGAAAAAAGAAGACAAGTTGGTCCCCGACAGACACGCGAAGGAGCCCGCATAA
- a CDS encoding 4-phosphoerythronate dehydrogenase, producing the protein MKIVADQNIPFVADCFSSVGQVTTLAGRDIDTEAINDADALLVRSITNVNEELLDGSSVKFVGTATIGTDHIDQNYLKTSGIGFASAPGSNANSVAEYVVAALLAVAKKHKFTLEGKSIGIVGVGNVGSRVEAKCRALGMIPVLNDPPLKRKTSDDKYRPLSELYDCDFITLHTPLTHEGEDKTFHLVDQNILANLKQGIYLLNTSRGPVADNAAVKDALNKGHLAGAILDVWEGEPVVDPELLLKAEISTPHIAGYSYDGKVGGMLMIYNALCSHFDLQPRHTAHDFLPEPQVPDITVDANPDDEQKIIHDTVQQIYVINRDDFNMREILLITDSERGPFFDKLRKEYPIRREFQNTVATLRGTNDSLASKLKGIGFQVRKVQ; encoded by the coding sequence ATGAAGATCGTTGCTGACCAAAATATTCCGTTTGTCGCAGATTGTTTCTCCTCAGTGGGCCAGGTCACCACACTTGCCGGCCGTGACATAGACACAGAGGCAATCAACGATGCCGATGCATTGCTTGTTCGCAGCATCACAAACGTAAACGAAGAGTTACTCGACGGCTCAAGCGTCAAATTCGTCGGCACAGCCACCATAGGCACCGACCACATCGACCAGAACTATCTCAAAACGTCCGGCATAGGTTTTGCCTCCGCCCCCGGCTCTAATGCCAACTCTGTGGCAGAATATGTAGTCGCTGCACTGCTTGCGGTAGCAAAGAAACACAAATTCACGCTCGAAGGCAAATCCATCGGCATCGTCGGCGTTGGTAATGTCGGCTCGCGTGTAGAAGCCAAATGCCGCGCACTGGGAATGATCCCCGTCCTGAACGATCCGCCATTGAAACGCAAAACCTCTGATGATAAATATCGGCCGCTCAGCGAACTCTATGATTGCGACTTTATCACCCTGCACACGCCCTTGACTCACGAGGGCGAAGATAAAACCTTCCACCTTGTCGACCAGAATATCCTGGCAAACTTAAAGCAGGGCATTTACCTCCTCAATACATCCCGCGGACCCGTAGCTGACAACGCAGCAGTAAAAGACGCACTGAACAAGGGCCATCTCGCAGGCGCGATCCTCGACGTATGGGAAGGAGAGCCCGTCGTCGATCCCGAGCTTCTGCTCAAGGCCGAGATCAGCACACCGCACATCGCAGGCTATTCCTACGATGGCAAAGTGGGCGGCATGCTCATGATCTACAACGCCTTATGCAGCCACTTCGACCTTCAGCCAAGACACACTGCCCACGACTTCCTGCCCGAGCCCCAGGTCCCGGATATCACTGTCGATGCGAATCCTGACGACGAACAAAAGATAATACATGACACCGTCCAGCAGATCTACGTCATCAACAGAGACGACTTCAATATGCGGGAGATACTCCTGATCACCGATTCGGAACGCGGACCATTTTTCGACAAGCTTCGCAAAGAGTATCCCATCCGCCGCGAGTTCCAGAATACGGTTGCCACCTTGAGAGGCACTAACGATTCGCTGGCATCAAAGCTCAAAGGAATAGGATTTCAGGTTCGCAAGGTGCAATGA